A stretch of the Nicotiana tabacum cultivar K326 chromosome 6, ASM71507v2, whole genome shotgun sequence genome encodes the following:
- the LOC107793670 gene encoding uncharacterized protein LOC107793670 isoform X2 has protein sequence MYTVVFQKRGLPHAHLLIILLNDYKLLTTEAYDEIIRAELPDANADLDLRKLVLKHMMHGPCGSLDPTNSCMRKKIGSCKFKYPKMFADQTSKGNDSYPIYRRRNTGEVVKVRGHDLDNSWVVPYNPYLLGKFNCHINVEVCSDIKVVKYLYKYICKGHDKIVFSVQNNDANIEIDEVNEYRSARWVSPPEAVWRLFRFPISKMSPNVCRLQVHLDGQQLVSFKKNMDINTIVNNPMVKKTMLTEFFYMNKTNENAMKLNLLYREFPEYFVWSSSDKFWALRQCRCTVDRVVTCHPTEGERYYLRLLLMHVRGPTSYEDLLMVNGEPCSSFRESVEKKGLLQCDNSLTECMSEAASYQMPYSLRRLFATLLVHCNPTNPRELWEQFEESMSEDYKLLQTIEIKEIRYQVLNHINDILHSMGHNVNEYQLIPQTIRTSAAAKEAKEIHFERTITVSEDEVQLHKRLNKNQLTAYDVIINRVFSNKAGAFFIDGPGGTGKIFLYRALLATVRSMGYIALATATSGVAASILPGGRTAHSRFKIPIDINENVSCNISKQSALASLIRDAKLIVWDEASMANKRMLEFFDLLLKDLMDTNILFGRKVVVFGGDFRQTLPVVRNGKKEDFINQSLLYCSIWAKLEKIQLCENMRAKTDPTFCDYLLRIRNGQERLNATNNIEVPNSLIVSFTTERESLDKLFTITYPYLNSSGYDAYCTDSHVILTTKNNFVDEINDMLITQFPGKARTFVGIDETIESDNQSQFEDLLHTLNPTRLLLPEIPI, from the exons ATGTACACCGTTGTGTTTCAAAAACGAGGTTTGCCTCATGCTCATTTGCTTATTATATTACTGAATGACTATAAATTGTTGACAACTGAAGCATACGATGAAATAATTAGAGCAGAATTACCAGATGCTAATGCAGACTTAGATTTGCGTAAGCTTGTTCTTAAGCATATGATGCACGGTCCCTGTGGTAGTTTAGACCCAACAAATTCCTGCATGAGGAAAAAAATAGGTTCTTGCAAGTTCAAATATCCAAAAATGTTTGCTGATCAAACATCAAAAGGAAATGATTCTTATCCAATTTATAGAAGACGAAACACAGGTGAAGTTGTTAAAGTAAGAGGTCATGATTTAGATAACTCTTGGGTCGTCCCATACAACCCATATTTACTCGGTAAATTCAATTGTCACATAAATGTTGAAGTTTGCTCTGATATCAAAGTTGTGAAGTACCTTTATAAGTACATCTGTAAAGGACATGACAAAATTGTATTTTCTGTACAGAATAATGATGCGAATATAGAAATAGATGAGGTAAATGAATATCGGTCTGCAAGATGGGTATCACCTCCGGAAGCTGTATGGCGTCTCTTTCGTTTTCCTATTAGTAAAATGTCTCCGAATGTTTGTCGTCTTCAGGTGCATCTTGATGGACAACAACTTGTTtctttcaagaaaaatatggataTAAATACGATTGTAAACAATCCCATGGTTAAAAAAACTATGTTGACCGAGTTCTTCTATATGAACAAAACGAATGAGAATGCCATGAAGCTGAACTTATTGTACAGAGAATTTCCTGAATACTTTGTGTGGTCCTCCAGCGACAAATTTTGGGCACTTCGACAGTGTCGTTGTACTGTTGATCGCGTTGTAACATGTCATCCAACAGAAGGAGAACGATATTATCTTAGATTATTATTGATGCATGTGCGTGGGCCGACATCGTACGAGGATCTTCTTATGGTAAATGGAGAACCTTGTAGTTCATTTAGAGAATCTGTGGAAAAAAAAGGATTATTACAGTGTGATAACAGTTTAACGGAATGCATGTCTGAAGCAGCAAGTTATCAGATGCCATATAGTTTAAGGCGTTTGTTTGCTACATTATTGGTACACTGCAACCCTACCAATCCAAGAGAACTATGGGAGCAGTTTGAAGAGTCTATGTCTGAAGATTATAAACTGTTACAgactattgaaataaaagaaatccGATATCAAGTTCTGAACCATATCAATGATATTTTGCATTCTATGGGTCACAATGTAAATGAATATCAACTCATTCCACAAACTATTAGGACTTCCGCAGCAGCGAAAGAAGCAAAAGAGATTCACTTTGAAAGAACTATTACTGTAAGTGAAGACGAGGTACAATTGCATAAGAGACTAAATAAAAATCAACTGACAGCATATGATGTAATTATCAATAGAGTATTTTCTAACAAAGCAGGCGCATTTTTCATTGACGGTCCAGGAGGAACTGGGAAAATTTTCTTATACCGTGCTTTACTAGCAACTGTACGGTCTATGGGATATATCGCTTTGGCAACTGCGACTTCTGGTGTCGCTGCTTCTATTCTCCCTGGTGGGCGTACTGCACATTCACGCTTTAAAATTCCTATTGATATTAACGAGAATGTCAGCTGCAATATTAGTAAACAAAGCGCACTCGCGAGTTTAATTCGCGATGCAAAATTGATTGTATGGGATGAGGCATCTATGGCAAATAAAAGAATGCTAGAATTTTTTGATTTGCTACTAAAAGATCTTATGGATACAAATATTTTATTCGGTAGGAAAGTAGTTGTTTTTGGGGGTGATTTTAGACAAACTCTTCCCGTTGTGAGAAATGGAAAAAAGGAAGATTTTATTAATCAAAGTTTGTTATATTGCAGCATTTGGGCCAAGCTAGAAAAAATACAATTATGTGAGAATATGAGAGCAAAAACAGATCCGACATTTTGTGATTATTTGCTAAGAATTAGGAATGGACAAGAACGTCTTAACGCAACAAACAACATTGAAGTACCAAATTCTTTAATTGTGTCTTTCACAACTGAAAGAGAATCTTTAGATAAACTATTCACAATAACATATCCATATTTGAATTCATCTGGTTATGACGCTTATTGTACAGACTCCCATGTAATTTTgacaacaaaaaataattttgtcgATGAAATCAACGATATGCTTATTACTCAATTTCCAGGAAAAGCAAGAACATTTGTTGGTATTGATGAGACCATTGAATCTGACAATCAATCACAATTTGAAGATCTATTGCATACTTTAAACCCTACAA GATTGTTGTTGCCTGAGATCCCCATTTAG
- the LOC107793670 gene encoding uncharacterized protein LOC107793670 isoform X1, translating into MYTVVFQKRGLPHAHLLIILLNDYKLLTTEAYDEIIRAELPDANADLDLRKLVLKHMMHGPCGSLDPTNSCMRKKIGSCKFKYPKMFADQTSKGNDSYPIYRRRNTGEVVKVRGHDLDNSWVVPYNPYLLGKFNCHINVEVCSDIKVVKYLYKYICKGHDKIVFSVQNNDANIEIDEVNEYRSARWVSPPEAVWRLFRFPISKMSPNVCRLQVHLDGQQLVSFKKNMDINTIVNNPMVKKTMLTEFFYMNKTNENAMKLNLLYREFPEYFVWSSSDKFWALRQCRCTVDRVVTCHPTEGERYYLRLLLMHVRGPTSYEDLLMVNGEPCSSFRESVEKKGLLQCDNSLTECMSEAASYQMPYSLRRLFATLLVHCNPTNPRELWEQFEESMSEDYKLLQTIEIKEIRYQVLNHINDILHSMGHNVNEYQLIPQTIRTSAAAKEAKEIHFERTITVSEDEVQLHKRLNKNQLTAYDVIINRVFSNKAGAFFIDGPGGTGKIFLYRALLATVRSMGYIALATATSGVAASILPGGRTAHSRFKIPIDINENVSCNISKQSALASLIRDAKLIVWDEASMANKRMLEFFDLLLKDLMDTNILFGRKVVVFGGDFRQTLPVVRNGKKEDFINQSLLYCSIWAKLEKIQLCENMRAKTDPTFCDYLLRIRNGQERLNATNNIEVPNSLIVSFTTERESLDKLFTITYPYLNSSGYDAYCTDSHVILTTKNNFVDEINDMLITQFPGKARTFVGIDETIESDNQSQFEDLLHTLNPTSLPPYILSLKKNCPIMLLRNLNPYEGLCNGTRLNCCEFKTHVLSAKIATGDFKNTHVFIPRIPLLSSNDEKLPVQFKRTQFPVRLCYAMTINKAQGQTLDFVGIYLREPVFSHGQLYVALSRAKSSNCVKLLIRPPTPTSDDDHSTCNIVYDEIIQKAIM; encoded by the coding sequence ATGTACACCGTTGTGTTTCAAAAACGAGGTTTGCCTCATGCTCATTTGCTTATTATATTACTGAATGACTATAAATTGTTGACAACTGAAGCATACGATGAAATAATTAGAGCAGAATTACCAGATGCTAATGCAGACTTAGATTTGCGTAAGCTTGTTCTTAAGCATATGATGCACGGTCCCTGTGGTAGTTTAGACCCAACAAATTCCTGCATGAGGAAAAAAATAGGTTCTTGCAAGTTCAAATATCCAAAAATGTTTGCTGATCAAACATCAAAAGGAAATGATTCTTATCCAATTTATAGAAGACGAAACACAGGTGAAGTTGTTAAAGTAAGAGGTCATGATTTAGATAACTCTTGGGTCGTCCCATACAACCCATATTTACTCGGTAAATTCAATTGTCACATAAATGTTGAAGTTTGCTCTGATATCAAAGTTGTGAAGTACCTTTATAAGTACATCTGTAAAGGACATGACAAAATTGTATTTTCTGTACAGAATAATGATGCGAATATAGAAATAGATGAGGTAAATGAATATCGGTCTGCAAGATGGGTATCACCTCCGGAAGCTGTATGGCGTCTCTTTCGTTTTCCTATTAGTAAAATGTCTCCGAATGTTTGTCGTCTTCAGGTGCATCTTGATGGACAACAACTTGTTtctttcaagaaaaatatggataTAAATACGATTGTAAACAATCCCATGGTTAAAAAAACTATGTTGACCGAGTTCTTCTATATGAACAAAACGAATGAGAATGCCATGAAGCTGAACTTATTGTACAGAGAATTTCCTGAATACTTTGTGTGGTCCTCCAGCGACAAATTTTGGGCACTTCGACAGTGTCGTTGTACTGTTGATCGCGTTGTAACATGTCATCCAACAGAAGGAGAACGATATTATCTTAGATTATTATTGATGCATGTGCGTGGGCCGACATCGTACGAGGATCTTCTTATGGTAAATGGAGAACCTTGTAGTTCATTTAGAGAATCTGTGGAAAAAAAAGGATTATTACAGTGTGATAACAGTTTAACGGAATGCATGTCTGAAGCAGCAAGTTATCAGATGCCATATAGTTTAAGGCGTTTGTTTGCTACATTATTGGTACACTGCAACCCTACCAATCCAAGAGAACTATGGGAGCAGTTTGAAGAGTCTATGTCTGAAGATTATAAACTGTTACAgactattgaaataaaagaaatccGATATCAAGTTCTGAACCATATCAATGATATTTTGCATTCTATGGGTCACAATGTAAATGAATATCAACTCATTCCACAAACTATTAGGACTTCCGCAGCAGCGAAAGAAGCAAAAGAGATTCACTTTGAAAGAACTATTACTGTAAGTGAAGACGAGGTACAATTGCATAAGAGACTAAATAAAAATCAACTGACAGCATATGATGTAATTATCAATAGAGTATTTTCTAACAAAGCAGGCGCATTTTTCATTGACGGTCCAGGAGGAACTGGGAAAATTTTCTTATACCGTGCTTTACTAGCAACTGTACGGTCTATGGGATATATCGCTTTGGCAACTGCGACTTCTGGTGTCGCTGCTTCTATTCTCCCTGGTGGGCGTACTGCACATTCACGCTTTAAAATTCCTATTGATATTAACGAGAATGTCAGCTGCAATATTAGTAAACAAAGCGCACTCGCGAGTTTAATTCGCGATGCAAAATTGATTGTATGGGATGAGGCATCTATGGCAAATAAAAGAATGCTAGAATTTTTTGATTTGCTACTAAAAGATCTTATGGATACAAATATTTTATTCGGTAGGAAAGTAGTTGTTTTTGGGGGTGATTTTAGACAAACTCTTCCCGTTGTGAGAAATGGAAAAAAGGAAGATTTTATTAATCAAAGTTTGTTATATTGCAGCATTTGGGCCAAGCTAGAAAAAATACAATTATGTGAGAATATGAGAGCAAAAACAGATCCGACATTTTGTGATTATTTGCTAAGAATTAGGAATGGACAAGAACGTCTTAACGCAACAAACAACATTGAAGTACCAAATTCTTTAATTGTGTCTTTCACAACTGAAAGAGAATCTTTAGATAAACTATTCACAATAACATATCCATATTTGAATTCATCTGGTTATGACGCTTATTGTACAGACTCCCATGTAATTTTgacaacaaaaaataattttgtcgATGAAATCAACGATATGCTTATTACTCAATTTCCAGGAAAAGCAAGAACATTTGTTGGTATTGATGAGACCATTGAATCTGACAATCAATCACAATTTGAAGATCTATTGCATACTTTAAACCCTACAAGTTTGCCTCCGTATATATTATCTTTGAAAAAGAATTGTCCAATTATGTTATTACGAAACTTAAATCCATATGAAGGTTTATGTAATGGCACGCGATTAAACTGTTGTGAATTTAAAACGCATGTTCTAAGTGCTAAGATTGCAACAGGTGATTTCAAGAATACGCATGTATTTATTCCAAGAATACCATTATTAtcatcaaatgatgaaaaatTACCTGTTCAATTCAAGAGAACACAATTTCCAGTAAGATTGTGCTATGCTATGACTATAAATAAAGCACAGGGTCAAACATTAGATTTTGTGGGAATTTATTTGCGTGAACCTGTATTTTCCCACGGCCAACTTTATGTTGCCTTATCTAGAGCAAAGAGTTCGAACTGTGTGAAATTGTTGATTCGACCTCCCACCCCAACTAGCGATGATGATCATTCTACCTGTAACATAGTTTACGATGAAATCATTCAAAAGGCAATCATGTGA